One Alicyclobacillus acidoterrestris DNA window includes the following coding sequences:
- a CDS encoding putative quinol monooxygenase encodes MIIVHARVQCKPDKREALLSLVKGLIEATRTENGCLSYRFYEDTEVQNDFLFVEQWETKEHLDTHSKQPAFMKFQEQAPALITSLDIQSYEVHS; translated from the coding sequence ATGATCATCGTTCATGCACGTGTTCAATGCAAGCCTGATAAACGTGAGGCGTTGCTATCTCTAGTCAAAGGGCTAATCGAAGCCACCCGCACCGAAAACGGATGCCTGAGTTATCGGTTCTACGAAGATACCGAAGTACAAAACGACTTCCTCTTCGTCGAACAATGGGAAACCAAGGAACACCTCGACACCCACTCAAAGCAGCCCGCTTTTATGAAATTCCAGGAGCAAGCGCCAGCGCTCATCACGTCGCTTGACATCCAGTCATACGAAGTTCATTCATAA
- a CDS encoding FecCD family ABC transporter permease: MQMSTADGMTHKRVTRAITVMLVVSVLIMIVFIISMDTGPIRMAPGEVIRTVFGEGTAKDQLTLFDFRLPRIVITILIGAGLAVSGCILQAVTHNPLSDPGILGINSGAGLVVILYTLFFPNVQSTFALPFLAFFGALLTAMLIYALAAKRREGLSPTRVVLVGIAIAAAINAAMMVLEMLLDPQNFQFVATWLAGSIVGTDWTYVLALLPWIIGLLAFTLYKSRVLNVLSLGDQLATSLGAPVEREKRLLLGVAVALAGASVAVGGAISFVGLVGPHLARRLVGTKYEFLVPASALTGALLVILADMLAKWVLQPTEIPTGIVVAVIGAPYFLYLLVRWK; encoded by the coding sequence ATGCAGATGTCCACCGCAGATGGGATGACACACAAACGAGTGACCCGGGCGATCACGGTGATGCTCGTTGTCAGCGTGCTCATCATGATTGTCTTCATTATCAGTATGGACACGGGTCCTATTCGGATGGCGCCGGGGGAAGTCATTCGGACGGTATTCGGAGAAGGAACAGCCAAAGACCAGTTGACGCTTTTTGATTTTCGCCTGCCGCGCATTGTTATCACAATTTTGATAGGAGCGGGCTTGGCGGTATCCGGGTGCATTTTGCAGGCGGTTACGCATAATCCGCTGTCTGATCCCGGCATCCTCGGCATCAATTCGGGGGCAGGGCTTGTTGTCATTTTATATACGCTGTTTTTTCCCAACGTGCAAAGCACCTTTGCGTTGCCGTTTTTGGCGTTCTTTGGCGCGCTGCTGACGGCCATGCTGATTTACGCGCTCGCCGCGAAACGCCGTGAGGGATTATCCCCGACGCGTGTCGTACTGGTGGGCATTGCGATTGCCGCAGCTATTAATGCCGCGATGATGGTGCTCGAAATGCTGTTAGACCCGCAGAACTTTCAGTTTGTCGCCACGTGGCTGGCCGGGAGTATTGTCGGGACGGATTGGACGTACGTACTCGCTTTATTGCCGTGGATTATCGGCTTATTGGCGTTTACCCTCTATAAATCGCGCGTGTTGAATGTGCTAAGCCTGGGTGATCAGCTCGCGACAAGTCTGGGTGCCCCGGTTGAGCGGGAAAAGCGACTGCTCTTAGGCGTCGCGGTCGCACTTGCAGGGGCTTCTGTGGCCGTGGGTGGCGCTATCTCGTTTGTCGGCCTGGTGGGGCCCCATTTAGCGCGGCGGTTGGTGGGCACGAAATATGAGTTTTTGGTGCCTGCGTCGGCATTGACAGGTGCTTTACTGGTCATTTTGGCCGACATGTTGGCAAAGTGGGTCTTACAGCCTACGGAAATTCCGACAGGAATCGTCGTGGCGGTGATTGGCGCACCGTATTTCCTGTACCTGCTCGTTCGCTGGAAATAG
- a CDS encoding acyltransferase: MAKKYLYEIDLMRAFIMLSVLSVHTTSFFSDLIHADAGATALTLGALITSLHYTREAFMFITGLVLFITYYRRPMSVVTFWKKRFLLIVIPYVVWTIAYIVFKGMLDPDFNWSLLSLLAGIKHSLMTGDQYFLYYVVVSMQLYVVFPLLLYGLRKFERYHLHIFIGSFVIQLGLMALNKFVLQGMSYSNLPYVLAEIDKYRDRFILTYQFWFIAGGIIACHYERIRGFFDHHVRALRIALVVGLIVLWGHYLFDRLVLGEPESLAELVLQPIMIPYSLLAAANMWYAGVQWARRRERPGWRSFSWFVKVAANASFGIFLLQPFPLYYMEWTVHHIKNLGIPNWLYFSLLPLSILFVYFSAMFIAHWLGKIPILSYVVGRKARFSQRRLGQVQSSM, translated from the coding sequence GTGGCAAAAAAATATCTGTACGAGATAGACTTGATGCGCGCATTTATTATGCTGAGTGTGCTATCCGTACACACGACGTCATTTTTTAGCGATTTAATTCATGCCGACGCGGGTGCAACTGCACTGACGCTAGGTGCACTGATCACCTCGCTGCATTACACGCGCGAGGCGTTTATGTTTATTACAGGACTTGTTTTATTTATCACCTATTATCGGCGGCCGATGTCCGTCGTGACCTTCTGGAAAAAGCGATTTCTACTCATTGTGATTCCATATGTCGTTTGGACAATCGCCTATATCGTCTTTAAGGGCATGTTAGATCCTGATTTCAATTGGTCTTTGCTATCGCTACTTGCTGGAATCAAACACTCGCTCATGACAGGTGACCAATACTTCTTGTATTACGTGGTCGTATCGATGCAATTGTATGTGGTGTTTCCACTGCTTTTATATGGGTTGCGCAAATTCGAGCGCTACCACCTCCACATTTTCATCGGCAGCTTTGTGATTCAATTGGGTTTGATGGCGTTGAACAAGTTTGTTCTTCAAGGGATGAGTTATTCCAATCTGCCATATGTTTTGGCAGAGATAGATAAATACCGCGATAGATTTATTTTGACGTATCAGTTCTGGTTTATCGCAGGTGGCATAATTGCTTGTCACTACGAACGAATTCGGGGCTTTTTCGACCACCATGTTCGCGCACTCCGCATCGCTCTTGTGGTGGGCCTCATCGTCTTGTGGGGACATTATCTGTTTGACCGCCTGGTTCTTGGCGAGCCGGAGAGTCTCGCTGAGTTGGTGCTGCAGCCGATTATGATTCCGTATAGTTTGCTGGCGGCTGCTAACATGTGGTACGCGGGCGTCCAGTGGGCACGCCGGCGTGAGCGTCCGGGATGGCGTTCGTTCAGTTGGTTCGTCAAGGTCGCGGCCAACGCTTCATTTGGAATCTTTTTGTTGCAGCCATTTCCGCTGTATTACATGGAGTGGACGGTACATCATATCAAAAACCTGGGCATTCCCAATTGGTTGTACTTTAGTCTACTGCCGTTGTCGATCTTGTTTGTCTACTTTTCGGCGATGTTTATCGCGCATTGGCTCGGTAAAATTCCTATTCTCTCTTACGTGGTGGGGCGCAAGGCGCGCTTTTCGCAACGACGACTGGGACAGGTGCAAAGTTCGATGTAA
- the istA gene encoding IS21 family transposase yields the protein MTESEKMEVRRMYQEGVSISELSRRTGHDRKTIRKVVQEQEDGKKPLAGTKRKGSKLEPYKPYVEQRMRFGVLNAERILREIREQGYTGGITVLREFMHPLRPAVSAKATVRFETGPGEQAQIDLGAFPYIDAEENRRTLWCFAMVLSYSRMLYLEFIKASDQLHILQALRNALEFFDGVPKTILSDNCAPLVLSNDGHGHVEWQPAYLDFAKYYGFVPKACKPYRSRTKGKIERPIRYIRDSFWPTAFVDLADVNQQAVIWRDTVANIRIHGTTHERPQSRFPDEKLQRLPKHRYLLAYSALRKVLNDCRISWNASLYSVPWQYVGKNVLVRTFETGRLQIEYGGQVIAEHSLVDKHQVSINPEHVKGIPMDTPRHSRGKVAGLQVEPDVEQRDLDVYEQITSGGQLQ from the coding sequence ATGACGGAGAGTGAAAAAATGGAAGTCAGAAGGATGTATCAGGAAGGCGTGAGTATCTCTGAACTCTCTCGAAGAACTGGACATGACCGTAAGACAATTCGAAAGGTCGTCCAAGAGCAGGAGGATGGAAAGAAGCCTTTAGCTGGAACCAAACGAAAAGGCAGTAAGTTGGAGCCCTATAAGCCGTATGTAGAACAGCGGATGCGTTTTGGTGTCCTGAACGCGGAGCGGATTTTACGAGAGATTCGGGAGCAGGGATACACGGGTGGAATCACGGTTCTTCGTGAGTTTATGCACCCGCTTCGCCCCGCTGTCTCTGCCAAGGCAACGGTTCGGTTCGAAACAGGCCCTGGTGAACAGGCCCAGATCGACCTAGGTGCATTCCCGTATATCGACGCCGAGGAGAATCGGCGCACGTTATGGTGTTTTGCCATGGTTCTATCCTACTCCCGGATGCTCTATTTGGAGTTTATCAAAGCGTCAGACCAACTGCATATCCTACAAGCCCTGCGCAATGCGCTTGAGTTTTTTGACGGGGTGCCAAAGACCATTCTCAGTGACAACTGTGCACCACTTGTTCTATCTAACGACGGACATGGGCACGTAGAATGGCAGCCGGCTTATTTGGATTTCGCCAAGTATTATGGGTTTGTTCCCAAGGCCTGCAAACCCTATCGCAGTCGTACGAAAGGAAAAATTGAGCGCCCGATTCGTTATATCCGCGACAGCTTTTGGCCGACCGCGTTTGTGGACTTGGCAGATGTCAATCAGCAGGCAGTCATATGGAGAGATACCGTTGCCAACATCCGCATCCATGGGACAACGCATGAGCGGCCGCAGTCTCGGTTCCCTGACGAAAAACTGCAGAGGCTGCCGAAACATCGGTATCTGTTGGCGTATAGCGCATTGCGTAAGGTCCTCAACGACTGTCGAATCTCATGGAATGCCAGCCTGTATTCTGTGCCGTGGCAGTACGTGGGAAAAAATGTTCTAGTTCGCACGTTTGAAACGGGCCGTCTACAAATTGAATATGGCGGTCAGGTTATCGCCGAGCATAGTCTCGTGGACAAGCATCAAGTCTCCATCAACCCTGAGCACGTAAAAGGTATCCCCATGGATACGCCGAGGCATTCACGGGGCAAAGTCGCTGGTCTTCAAGTCGAACCCGACGTGGAACAACGGGATCTGGACGTATATGAGCAAATCACGTCAGGAGGGCAATTGCAATGA